Proteins encoded together in one Pseudomonas sp. Seg1 window:
- a CDS encoding GNAT family N-acetyltransferase — MPEHTPAIHIERFNESHVEGITALYNDPAVTRQVLQMPFQATEIWRKRLMPDNERVVQLVALHQGVVIGNLGLENYSRIRRSHAGNVGMAVAVAWQGKGVGSALLAAALDVADNWMNLHRVELSVYADNEAAIGLYRKFGFETEGLFRDYAVRDGHWVDTLSMARLRNRPKA, encoded by the coding sequence ATGCCCGAGCACACCCCCGCCATTCATATCGAGCGCTTCAACGAATCCCACGTCGAGGGCATCACCGCGCTGTACAACGATCCGGCGGTGACCCGGCAGGTGTTGCAAATGCCGTTTCAAGCCACCGAAATCTGGCGCAAGCGACTGATGCCGGACAACGAGCGCGTGGTGCAACTGGTGGCGCTGCACCAGGGCGTGGTGATCGGCAATCTGGGGCTGGAAAACTATTCGCGGATTCGCCGCAGCCACGCCGGCAACGTCGGCATGGCCGTTGCGGTGGCGTGGCAAGGCAAGGGTGTGGGCTCGGCCTTGCTGGCAGCGGCGCTGGACGTCGCCGACAACTGGATGAATCTGCACCGCGTCGAGCTGTCGGTGTACGCCGATAACGAGGCGGCCATCGGTCTCTATCGCAAGTTCGGTTTCGAGACCGAAGGTCTGTTTCGCGACTACGCGGTGCGCGACGGGCATTGGGTCGACACCCTGAGCATGGCCCGTCTGCGCAACCGTCCCAAAGCCTGA
- a CDS encoding LysR family transcriptional regulator produces the protein MSFTEPAGRQGSAEFRWAQDASESWLAQAATIDAEVAQYFLVSARCGCFMQAARSLNVRSTLLRKQLAQLEQTLQHTLFSFQGSALSLTREGQQLQAKLVALANERKLPVVEQPLIRLAVAESILHDILGRDLIALLRRNASVRLEIIALDSELSLRAVSADIVLWLAHGDTAHPGPTFATSEPQRLASLAYLPHIAKRYSRVTARPDSADDLADFMLVQWQHDRQIDSFRPWNNLVEQRLAGVVQMQSYELMLEMIRCSACIGLLPIYMSRYDRGLVALPGLFEESMQLQAWLAVNAESQHIAEVQTLVELIHHTFNERQEWFQS, from the coding sequence ATGTCATTCACCGAACCCGCAGGACGACAGGGCAGCGCCGAATTTCGCTGGGCGCAGGACGCCAGCGAATCCTGGCTGGCGCAAGCCGCGACGATCGACGCCGAAGTCGCGCAATACTTTCTGGTCAGCGCCCGCTGCGGTTGCTTCATGCAAGCCGCGCGCAGTCTCAATGTGCGTTCGACCTTGTTGCGCAAGCAACTGGCGCAGCTTGAGCAAACCCTGCAACACACCTTGTTCAGCTTTCAGGGCAGCGCCCTGAGCCTGACCCGCGAAGGCCAGCAACTGCAGGCCAAACTGGTCGCCCTGGCCAACGAACGCAAACTGCCGGTGGTCGAGCAGCCGTTGATACGTCTGGCCGTCGCCGAATCGATCCTGCATGACATCCTCGGCCGTGACTTGATCGCCCTGCTACGGCGCAACGCCAGCGTACGTCTGGAGATCATCGCCCTCGACAGCGAATTGTCCCTGCGTGCGGTCAGCGCCGACATCGTGCTGTGGCTCGCCCACGGCGACACCGCGCATCCCGGCCCGACCTTTGCCACCAGCGAACCGCAGCGTCTTGCGAGCCTGGCCTATCTGCCGCACATCGCCAAACGCTACTCCCGCGTTACCGCGCGCCCGGACAGCGCTGACGACCTCGCCGATTTCATGCTGGTGCAATGGCAGCACGATCGTCAGATCGACAGCTTCCGCCCATGGAACAACCTCGTCGAGCAACGCCTGGCCGGGGTGGTGCAGATGCAGTCTTACGAGCTGATGCTGGAAATGATCCGGTGCAGCGCTTGCATCGGCCTGCTGCCCATTTACATGAGCCGCTACGACCGTGGGTTGGTGGCATTGCCGGGGTTGTTCGAGGAGTCGATGCAGTTGCAGGCGTGGCTGGCGGTGAATGCCGAGTCGCAACATATCGCCGAAGTGCAGACGCTGGTGGAACTGATCCACCACACCTTCAACGAACGCCAGGAATGGTTCCAGAGCTGA
- a CDS encoding DUF934 domain-containing protein codes for MNNLLRLEQGVARMVADDPWTLIREPSTPRPAGLLILPLAHWLEAPSTHAVWLGPDDEVESLIPWLASLPLIALDFPSFRDGRAYSQAYLLRSRFGWTGELRAIGDVLRDQLSHMRQCGFDSFAVREDKSAEDALKGLAGMSVLYGRSVIEPRPLFRRR; via the coding sequence ATGAATAATCTGCTGCGGCTGGAGCAGGGCGTAGCGCGGATGGTGGCGGATGATCCGTGGACATTGATTCGTGAACCATCAACGCCGCGCCCCGCAGGACTTTTGATTCTGCCGCTGGCTCACTGGCTGGAAGCGCCGTCGACCCACGCTGTGTGGTTGGGGCCGGACGATGAAGTCGAAAGCCTTATTCCGTGGTTGGCCTCGCTGCCCCTGATTGCCCTCGACTTCCCGAGTTTTCGCGACGGCCGCGCTTACAGTCAGGCGTATTTGCTGCGCAGTCGTTTCGGCTGGACAGGGGAGTTGCGCGCGATTGGCGATGTGCTGCGCGATCAACTCAGCCACATGCGCCAGTGTGGCTTCGACAGTTTTGCCGTGCGCGAGGACAAATCGGCTGAGGATGCGCTGAAGGGGTTGGCGGGAATGAGCGTGCTGTACGGCCGCTCAGTCATCGAACCACGTCCGCTATTCCGCCGACGCTGA
- a CDS encoding DUF3829 domain-containing protein has protein sequence MNTKLLFPIGLVIGIVVMGLTGASRPFSQLDLWLDQRDAPVTAQANALSPLIACINRVDVQWRVAYDLYKTPQPPRQITEQWLRSLSDFEDSDAHNVRDIQRDLCSRRLAEKLELLAYQPELAQTANAYARALDQVAMTIPSGRFDREASFVTGTQNAAALIVENVFIPPVADSYNSASIALRESLLPLDAAQRPEQLKRLEERVGKDIHWYLLAYMIQARETIDLLDAAMKNRTLTPQLLADTTAKLQQAWDRREPFLVAQTSGGFQTKTDAARDLWLYIGKPSTVYLQALNTLHKDWQEHAPPQRLRDDFYTVGRSYDGLLSYYNRRARAEF, from the coding sequence ATGAATACCAAACTGCTGTTCCCGATCGGTCTGGTGATCGGTATCGTCGTCATGGGTTTGACCGGCGCCAGTCGCCCCTTCTCCCAACTCGACCTCTGGCTCGATCAACGCGATGCGCCGGTCACCGCCCAAGCCAATGCCTTGAGCCCGCTGATTGCCTGCATTAATCGGGTCGACGTGCAATGGCGCGTGGCTTATGACCTCTACAAGACCCCACAGCCACCTCGGCAGATCACCGAGCAATGGTTGCGCAGCCTCAGCGATTTTGAAGACAGCGATGCGCACAATGTGCGCGACATCCAGCGTGACCTGTGCTCCAGGCGTCTCGCTGAAAAGCTCGAGCTGTTGGCGTATCAGCCGGAACTGGCACAAACGGCAAATGCCTACGCTCGCGCGCTGGACCAGGTGGCGATGACGATACCAAGCGGCCGGTTTGACCGGGAAGCGAGCTTTGTCACCGGGACACAGAATGCCGCGGCCCTCATTGTCGAAAATGTTTTTATTCCGCCCGTGGCAGACAGTTACAACAGCGCTTCAATCGCACTGAGAGAAAGCCTGTTGCCCCTCGATGCCGCGCAGCGACCCGAACAGTTGAAGCGCCTGGAAGAACGCGTGGGCAAGGACATCCACTGGTATTTGCTGGCCTATATGATCCAGGCGCGAGAGACCATCGATTTGCTCGATGCAGCCATGAAAAACCGCACGCTGACTCCGCAACTGCTGGCCGACACCACGGCAAAACTGCAACAAGCCTGGGATCGTCGGGAACCCTTTCTTGTCGCGCAAACGAGTGGCGGTTTCCAGACCAAGACTGACGCGGCACGGGATCTGTGGTTGTACATCGGCAAGCCGTCGACCGTCTATCTACAGGCGTTGAACACTCTGCACAAGGACTGGCAGGAACACGCCCCACCGCAGCGCCTGCGCGACGACTTCTACACGGTCGGCCGCAGTTACGATGGGCTGCTCAGCTACTACAACCGCAGGGCCAGAGCCGAGTTCTGA
- the ccoN gene encoding cytochrome-c oxidase, cbb3-type subunit I, with protein MSTATIGQAYNYKVVRQFVIATVFWGVVGMAMGVWIASQLVWPEMNLDLPWTTFGRLRPLHTSLVIFGFAGSAQFAASYYAVQRTCQVRLYSDKLAAFTFWGWQSVIVIMLITLPMGYTTTKEYAEIEFSGAVWMAVVWVAYAIVFFTTVVQRKTKHIYVGNWFFGAFILVIAMLHVVNHLSIPVDWFKSYPVYSGATDAMVQWWYGHNAVGFFLTTGFLGMMYYFVPKQVNRPVYSYRLSIVHFWALITLYIWAGPHHLHYTALPDWAQSLGMAMSLILLAPSWGGMINGMMTLSGAWHKLRTDPILRFLVLSLAFYGMSTFEGPMMAIKTVNALSHYTDWTIGHVHAGALGWVAMITFGATYHMVPKVFGREQMYSTPLINLHFWLATIGTVLYIASMWVNGITQGLMWRAINEDGTLTYSFVEALQASHPGFIVRFAGGVFFLSGMLLMAYNVWRTVRVADVAIAHREAQIA; from the coding sequence ATGAGCACAGCAACAATCGGACAGGCTTATAACTACAAGGTCGTCCGCCAATTCGTTATCGCGACGGTTTTCTGGGGTGTCGTGGGCATGGCGATGGGGGTATGGATCGCCTCGCAACTGGTATGGCCGGAGATGAATCTGGACTTGCCGTGGACCACCTTCGGTCGCTTGCGGCCCTTGCACACCAGCCTGGTGATTTTCGGCTTTGCCGGCAGCGCGCAATTCGCCGCCAGTTACTACGCGGTGCAGCGCACCTGCCAGGTGCGGCTGTACTCGGACAAACTTGCCGCGTTCACCTTCTGGGGCTGGCAATCGGTGATCGTGATCATGCTGATCACCCTGCCGATGGGCTACACCACCACCAAGGAATACGCCGAGATCGAATTCTCCGGCGCCGTGTGGATGGCTGTGGTCTGGGTCGCTTACGCCATCGTGTTTTTCACCACCGTGGTGCAGCGCAAGACCAAACACATCTACGTCGGCAACTGGTTTTTCGGCGCGTTCATTCTGGTGATCGCCATGTTGCACGTGGTCAATCACCTATCGATTCCGGTGGACTGGTTCAAGTCGTATCCGGTGTATTCCGGCGCCACCGACGCCATGGTGCAGTGGTGGTACGGACATAACGCGGTGGGCTTCTTCCTGACCACCGGGTTCCTCGGGATGATGTATTACTTCGTGCCGAAACAGGTGAACCGGCCGGTGTATTCGTACCGGTTGTCGATCGTGCATTTCTGGGCGCTGATCACCCTGTACATCTGGGCCGGCCCGCACCATTTGCACTACACCGCGCTGCCGGACTGGGCGCAATCGCTGGGCATGGCGATGTCGCTGATCCTGCTGGCGCCGAGCTGGGGCGGCATGATCAACGGCATGATGACCTTGTCCGGCGCCTGGCATAAATTGCGCACCGACCCGATCCTGCGCTTCCTCGTGCTGTCGCTGGCGTTCTACGGCATGTCTACGTTCGAGGGGCCGATGATGGCGATCAAGACCGTCAACGCCCTCTCCCACTACACCGACTGGACCATCGGCCACGTCCACGCCGGCGCGCTCGGCTGGGTGGCGATGATCACCTTCGGCGCGACCTATCACATGGTGCCCAAGGTCTTTGGCCGCGAGCAGATGTACAGCACGCCGCTGATCAACCTGCACTTCTGGCTGGCGACCATTGGCACGGTGCTCTACATCGCCTCGATGTGGGTCAACGGCATCACCCAAGGCCTGATGTGGCGGGCGATCAACGAAGACGGCACGCTGACTTACTCGTTTGTCGAGGCACTGCAGGCCAGTCATCCGGGGTTCATCGTGCGTTTTGCCGGCGGGGTGTTCTTCCTCAGCGGCATGTTGCTGATGGCTTACAACGTCTGGCGCACAGTGCGCGTCGCGGATGTGGCCATCGCCCACCGTGAAGCGCAGATCGCCTGA
- a CDS encoding DUF3313 domain-containing protein codes for MKLAVMMGTLCIATLGVVGCSSKTVAPDEYSGFLKDYSQLKEAKSPSGAEVMRWIDPKVDINKFTSVYIEPTQLYPKPQPTTKIPQQTLNGITSYYDQALKREIGKSLPLAAGPGPGVIVVRAAITAVSSKTEGLKPYEVIPIALVAAAVSTASGIRDQETTLATEAVFLDGGNNKVVAQVVRKGTGKPLENDSQVMKANDVKGVIDGWASDLHQSYLKLKAK; via the coding sequence ATGAAGCTAGCAGTAATGATGGGCACGCTCTGCATCGCCACCCTCGGCGTGGTCGGCTGCTCGAGCAAAACCGTTGCTCCCGATGAATACTCCGGGTTTCTCAAGGACTACAGCCAGCTCAAGGAGGCCAAGTCGCCGTCCGGCGCCGAAGTGATGCGCTGGATCGATCCGAAAGTCGATATCAACAAATTCACCAGCGTCTATATCGAACCGACCCAGCTCTATCCAAAACCGCAACCGACCACGAAGATTCCGCAGCAGACCCTCAACGGCATCACCAGCTATTACGATCAGGCACTCAAACGCGAAATCGGCAAGTCGCTGCCACTGGCCGCCGGTCCTGGCCCAGGGGTGATCGTGGTGCGTGCGGCAATCACTGCGGTGAGCAGCAAGACCGAAGGCCTCAAGCCTTACGAAGTCATTCCGATTGCGCTGGTGGCAGCAGCGGTCAGTACCGCTAGCGGCATCCGCGATCAGGAAACCACCCTGGCCACCGAAGCGGTATTCCTCGACGGCGGCAACAACAAAGTCGTCGCCCAGGTGGTGCGCAAAGGTACCGGTAAACCACTGGAAAACGATTCGCAAGTGATGAAAGCCAATGACGTCAAAGGCGTGATCGATGGCTGGGCTTCGGACTTGCATCAGTCCTACCTCAAACTCAAGGCGAAGTAA
- a CDS encoding nitrite/sulfite reductase translates to MYQYDDYDRALVFERVAQFRDQVERFMAGELSEEEFLPLRLQNGLYMQKHAYMLRVAIPYGTLSAEQMRTLASIAADYDRGYGHFTTRQNMQFNWIELAEVPDILERLAQVNMHAIQTSGNCVRNITTEAFAGVAADEMIDPRPLAEILRQWSTINPEFLFLPRKFKIAICSAKQDRAAIMMHDIGLYLYPGRDGQMLLRVIVGGGLGRTPILGLQIREGLPWQHLLSYVEAVLRVYNRHGRRDNKYKARIKILVKALGIEAFAKEVEEEWQHLKDGPAQLTDGEYQRVASAFVPPTYRTLPDTDLDFGTRLAESPAFARWVARNVQPHKVPGYTSVVLSTKPGGVSPPGDVTGLQMLAVADWSERFGFGEIRIAHEQNIVLPDVPKADLYALWQLACERNLGSANVGLLTDIIACPGGDFCALANAKSIPIAQAIQARFDNLDYLHDLGDISLNISGCMNACGHHHIGNIGILGVDKNGSEWYQITLGGAQGKHSALGKVIGPSFSAAEVPQVIERIIGTFVRYRESEELFVDTLARIGLEPFKERVYPKALEVSA, encoded by the coding sequence ATGTACCAATACGATGATTACGACCGCGCACTGGTGTTTGAGCGCGTTGCGCAGTTTCGCGATCAGGTCGAGCGTTTCATGGCCGGGGAATTGAGCGAAGAAGAGTTTCTGCCGCTGCGTCTGCAAAACGGCCTGTACATGCAAAAGCATGCGTACATGCTGCGCGTAGCGATTCCCTACGGCACGCTAAGCGCCGAACAGATGCGCACCCTTGCGAGCATCGCCGCTGATTACGACCGTGGCTACGGCCACTTCACCACGCGGCAGAACATGCAGTTCAACTGGATCGAACTCGCGGAGGTGCCGGACATTCTCGAACGTCTGGCCCAGGTCAACATGCATGCGATCCAGACCTCCGGCAACTGCGTGCGCAATATCACCACCGAAGCGTTTGCCGGCGTCGCGGCGGACGAGATGATCGACCCGCGACCGCTGGCGGAGATCCTGCGGCAGTGGTCGACGATCAACCCGGAATTCCTCTTCCTGCCACGCAAATTCAAGATCGCCATCTGCTCGGCGAAGCAGGATCGCGCGGCGATCATGATGCACGACATTGGCCTGTACCTTTACCCCGGCCGCGACGGCCAGATGCTCCTGCGAGTGATCGTCGGTGGCGGATTGGGGCGCACGCCGATCCTCGGTTTGCAGATTCGCGAAGGGCTGCCGTGGCAGCATCTGTTGTCGTATGTCGAAGCGGTGCTGCGGGTCTACAACCGCCACGGCCGGCGCGACAACAAGTACAAGGCGCGGATCAAGATTCTGGTCAAGGCGTTGGGCATTGAGGCGTTTGCCAAAGAAGTGGAAGAAGAATGGCAGCACCTCAAGGACGGTCCGGCGCAGCTCACCGATGGCGAATATCAGCGGGTTGCCAGCGCCTTCGTTCCGCCGACCTATCGGACGTTGCCGGATACCGATCTGGACTTCGGCACGCGCCTCGCCGAGAGCCCGGCGTTCGCCCGTTGGGTGGCGCGCAACGTGCAGCCGCACAAGGTGCCGGGTTACACCAGCGTGGTCCTGTCGACCAAGCCGGGCGGGGTATCGCCGCCGGGCGACGTCACCGGGTTGCAGATGCTGGCAGTCGCCGACTGGTCGGAGCGTTTCGGCTTCGGCGAGATCCGCATTGCCCATGAACAGAACATCGTCCTGCCGGATGTGCCGAAAGCCGATCTGTATGCCTTGTGGCAACTGGCGTGCGAGCGAAATCTGGGCAGCGCCAACGTTGGCTTGCTGACCGACATCATTGCCTGCCCTGGCGGCGACTTCTGCGCGCTGGCCAATGCCAAATCGATCCCGATTGCCCAAGCGATTCAGGCGCGTTTCGACAACCTCGACTATCTGCACGATCTGGGCGACATCAGCCTGAACATCTCCGGCTGCATGAATGCCTGCGGCCATCACCACATCGGCAATATCGGCATCCTTGGCGTCGACAAGAACGGCAGCGAGTGGTACCAGATCACCCTCGGCGGCGCGCAGGGCAAGCACAGCGCACTGGGCAAAGTCATTGGTCCGTCGTTCAGCGCGGCCGAAGTACCGCAGGTCATCGAGCGGATCATCGGCACCTTTGTGCGCTACCGCGAGAGTGAGGAGTTGTTTGTCGATACCTTGGCGCGGATTGGCCTGGAACCGTTCAAGGAGCGGGTGTATCCGAAAGCACTGGAGGTCTCGGCATGA
- a CDS encoding aspartate/glutamate racemase family protein: protein MRTIGMIGGMSWESSAEYYRLINQQVRDRLGPLRSAQVLMYSVDFGPVEQAQHAGRWEDAAAILVDAARRLEAGGAECVVLCTNTMHKVAEQIQAAISIPFLHIAEPAAHAAIAIDARTVGLLGTAFTMEQDFLKQRLIAQGLTVLVPDDAERQQVHRIIYDELCVGVISEASRKIYQQVIESLTARGAQAIILGCTEIGLLIKPEHSALPLLDTTELHAQSAVAFALGD, encoded by the coding sequence ATGCGCACCATCGGCATGATCGGCGGCATGAGCTGGGAGTCCAGCGCCGAATACTATCGACTCATCAATCAACAGGTCCGTGATCGTCTCGGCCCATTGCGCTCGGCACAAGTGCTGATGTACAGCGTCGATTTCGGCCCGGTCGAACAAGCCCAGCATGCCGGGCGCTGGGAAGACGCGGCGGCGATTCTGGTGGATGCCGCGCGCAGGCTTGAGGCCGGCGGCGCCGAATGCGTCGTGCTGTGTACCAACACCATGCACAAGGTCGCCGAGCAGATTCAGGCTGCGATCAGCATTCCGTTCCTGCACATTGCTGAACCGGCCGCGCACGCTGCGATTGCAATTGACGCGCGAACGGTCGGCTTGCTCGGTACGGCATTTACCATGGAACAAGACTTTCTCAAGCAGCGCCTGATTGCCCAGGGTTTGACGGTATTGGTGCCCGATGATGCTGAACGCCAGCAGGTGCACCGGATCATCTACGACGAGCTGTGTGTCGGGGTGATCAGCGAGGCATCCCGCAAGATCTACCAACAGGTGATCGAGTCGCTGACGGCGCGTGGCGCCCAGGCGATCATTCTCGGCTGCACGGAAATCGGCCTGCTGATCAAACCCGAACACAGCGCCCTGCCCTTGCTCGACACCACCGAGCTGCACGCGCAGTCGGCGGTGGCGTTCGCGCTGGGCGACTGA
- a CDS encoding tetratricopeptide repeat protein encodes MPKHKNKTVQPDPDSSPSALSRYLFPITIGVLLAAVAGIGWFLFSPAPPPIKPVPLSTPVAPPAKPQTVIASQPATMVDEQQCQGCHTEQVKDWQGSHHQLAMQPATAETMLGDFSNVTFNAEKETTRFTRKGDEFWVNTPGIDGKNADFKVAYTFGIAPLQQYLIEVGEGRLQALGVAWDTEKNRWFHLYAGQGVNFKNPLHWSKPSQNANFMCVECHTTGYKRNFDAASNTFNSQWNSLGVGCQACHGPASNHLEWTQKKTDLIHAGFDVNLKDKNATVEIETCARCHARRAPLGDGYTVGKRLMDDYLPSTLTRELYALDGKIKDEVFEHGSFLQSKMFDKGVRCSNCHNPHSTELKAPGNAVCLQCHNTAGKTAVEGVDGKGLQAKNYDSIEHTRHTMGQPGSQCVDCHMPGKFYMGNDFRHDHSFSIPDPERAQKLGTPDACLTCHQGKAGDKVTAQFKLWNASTAPQAPRYDESLWLIRNGHPGAADALYAQLQRSNLPAIQRATLLAELPLYPSEQALKLATQDLKNPAPQVRESAVRAISAFLPPPERALLLSPLLADPVKAVRIVAARDLLSVAHNNTLGAAQANWDTAIAEYETVQKSLAERAEANLNLAMLYQASGRSSEVEGLLRSALKRDPDFYPALVTLVQWLEANGRGQEAQQLLNDSLKQHPDAALLQHTRGLSLIRAGKTAEAMTALHKAAQLEPQNAQYGYVLAVALHDSGKVDEACEVLEGLLKVQPANRNARLSLMQYYLENGKEPKAQVLLQGWKKMNMGDPALK; translated from the coding sequence ATGCCCAAGCATAAAAATAAAACCGTACAACCTGACCCTGATTCGTCTCCATCCGCACTTTCCCGCTACTTGTTCCCCATCACCATCGGCGTCCTCTTGGCCGCCGTGGCGGGCATCGGCTGGTTTCTGTTCAGCCCAGCTCCGCCGCCGATAAAACCAGTCCCGCTCAGCACGCCCGTCGCCCCGCCCGCGAAACCGCAGACGGTGATTGCGAGCCAACCGGCAACGATGGTCGATGAGCAACAGTGCCAGGGCTGCCACACCGAACAGGTCAAGGACTGGCAAGGCTCGCACCACCAGTTGGCGATGCAACCGGCGACGGCCGAAACGATGCTCGGCGACTTCAGTAACGTGACGTTCAACGCTGAAAAGGAAACCACGCGGTTTACGCGCAAGGGCGATGAGTTCTGGGTCAACACGCCCGGCATCGACGGCAAGAATGCCGACTTCAAAGTCGCCTACACCTTCGGCATCGCCCCGCTGCAGCAATACCTGATCGAAGTCGGCGAAGGACGCCTGCAAGCGCTCGGCGTTGCCTGGGATACCGAGAAGAACCGCTGGTTTCATCTGTATGCTGGCCAAGGCGTCAACTTCAAGAATCCGCTGCACTGGAGCAAGCCAAGCCAGAACGCCAACTTCATGTGCGTCGAGTGCCACACCACCGGTTACAAGCGCAATTTCGATGCGGCCAGCAACACGTTCAACAGTCAGTGGAACAGCCTCGGCGTTGGCTGTCAGGCCTGCCATGGCCCGGCATCAAATCATCTGGAATGGACGCAGAAAAAAACCGACCTGATCCACGCCGGTTTCGATGTCAACCTCAAGGACAAGAACGCCACCGTAGAAATCGAAACCTGCGCCCGTTGCCACGCGCGCCGTGCGCCGCTGGGCGATGGCTACACCGTCGGCAAACGCCTGATGGACGATTACCTGCCGAGCACCCTCACCCGCGAGCTGTATGCACTGGACGGCAAGATCAAGGATGAAGTGTTCGAACACGGTTCATTCCTGCAAAGCAAGATGTTCGACAAGGGTGTGCGTTGCAGCAATTGCCACAACCCGCACAGCACCGAACTGAAAGCACCGGGCAACGCGGTGTGCCTGCAATGTCATAACACCGCCGGCAAGACCGCGGTCGAAGGGGTCGACGGCAAAGGCTTGCAAGCGAAGAACTACGACTCCATCGAACACACCCGTCACACCATGGGCCAACCCGGTTCGCAATGTGTCGATTGCCACATGCCCGGCAAGTTCTACATGGGCAATGACTTCCGGCATGACCACAGTTTCAGCATTCCCGATCCGGAACGTGCGCAAAAGCTTGGCACGCCGGACGCCTGTCTGACCTGTCATCAGGGCAAGGCTGGCGATAAGGTCACCGCGCAGTTCAAGTTGTGGAACGCCTCCACTGCCCCGCAAGCCCCGCGTTATGACGAAAGCCTGTGGCTGATCCGCAACGGCCATCCCGGCGCTGCCGACGCGTTGTACGCGCAATTGCAGCGCAGCAATCTGCCAGCGATTCAGCGCGCCACGTTGCTCGCGGAACTGCCGCTGTACCCCAGTGAACAAGCGCTGAAACTGGCAACCCAGGACCTGAAGAACCCGGCGCCGCAGGTACGAGAAAGTGCTGTGCGAGCGATCAGCGCGTTTCTGCCACCGCCGGAGCGGGCGCTGTTGTTGTCGCCGCTGTTGGCTGACCCGGTGAAAGCCGTGCGCATTGTCGCGGCCAGAGATCTGCTGAGTGTCGCGCACAACAATACGTTGGGTGCAGCGCAAGCCAACTGGGACACGGCGATCGCCGAGTACGAAACGGTGCAGAAGAGTCTGGCGGAACGCGCCGAGGCCAATCTGAACCTGGCGATGCTCTATCAGGCCAGTGGTCGCAGTTCGGAGGTTGAAGGTCTGCTGCGCAGCGCCCTGAAACGCGACCCGGATTTCTACCCGGCGCTGGTGACGCTGGTGCAATGGCTGGAGGCCAATGGGCGTGGTCAGGAAGCACAACAGCTGCTCAACGACAGTCTCAAGCAGCATCCGGACGCGGCCCTGTTGCAGCACACCCGCGGCCTGTCGCTGATCCGCGCCGGCAAAACCGCCGAGGCCATGACTGCCCTGCACAAAGCTGCGCAACTGGAGCCGCAGAACGCGCAATACGGGTATGTGCTGGCGGTGGCGCTGCACGACAGTGGCAAGGTTGATGAGGCGTGTGAGGTGCTGGAGGGACTGCTCAAGGTGCAACCGGCGAATCGCAATGCGCGGCTGTCGTTGATGCAGTATTACCTTGAGAACGGCAAGGAGCCGAAGGCGCAAGTGCTGCTGCAGGGCTGGAAGAAAATGAACATGGGCGATCCCGCCCTGAAGTAA
- a CDS encoding cbb3-type cytochrome c oxidase subunit 3, which produces MDIFFNVLGVVFLWLAVEYCLRRETAQSLEDASMVPFADDPEVARRVELATGKTVKAVAPEVAKPGWVNLDM; this is translated from the coding sequence ATGGATATTTTCTTCAATGTGTTGGGGGTGGTTTTTCTGTGGCTGGCGGTGGAGTACTGCCTGCGGCGGGAGACCGCGCAGAGTCTGGAGGATGCGAGCATGGTGCCGTTTGCCGATGATCCGGAGGTGGCGCGGCGGGTTGAGCTGGCCACGGGTAAAACCGTGAAGGCTGTGGCGCCGGAGGTGGCGAAACCGGGGTGGGTCAACCTGGATATGTGA